A region from the Nesterenkonia lacusekhoensis genome encodes:
- a CDS encoding IS3 family transposase (programmed frameshift), with translation MPQEIKPGNATTRRYSEQEKAAAVRMVRQLRQELGTDRGTVKRVATQLGYGPEPVRSWVRQADIDEGHAPGQSTEQSAREKALEQENRELRRANAILKRAANFLRGGARPPVTEIVAFIDANRDDVIDGRRLGVEPIWTLLQVAPSTYYAAKNRAPSARSLRDAELIPQLVALHAQNYGVYGARKLWKAANRAGLQIGRDQTARLMRHAGLEGVLRRKKVRTTAPDPEAPRHPDLVNREFTAIAPNRLWVTDLTYVPTWAGVAYVCFIIDAFSRTIVGWRVASTMRTDTVLDAIEMARWSRGLRHEQLRCHSDAGPQFTSIRYGERLAEIGATPSIGTVGDSYDNALAETVNGYYKAELIRGPVRTHRGPWKTVEDVELATLGWVHWHNTERLHGYLGDRLPAEFEDLFYDDNIRPNELVESL, from the exons ATGCCACAAGAGATCAAACCGGGCAACGCGACCACGCGCCGATACTCCGAGCAGGAGAAGGCCGCGGCGGTGCGAATGGTCCGCCAGCTACGCCAGGAGCTGGGCACCGACCGTGGCACCGTGAAGCGGGTGGCTACTCAGCTCGGCTACGGCCCCGAGCCAGTCCGGTCCTGGGTCCGCCAAGCAGACATCGATGAAGGCCACGCCCCGGGCCAGAGCACCGAGCAGTCGGCCCGCGAGAAAGCCCTGGAACAAGAGAACCGTGAACTGCGGCGGGCCAACGCGATCTTGAAGCGGGCCGCGA ACTTTCTTCGGGGCGGAGCTCGACCGCCAGTCACCGAGATAGTCGCCTTCATCGACGCCAACAGAGACGACGTCATCGACGGTCGTCGACTCGGAGTCGAGCCCATCTGGACTCTGCTGCAGGTGGCTCCGAGCACCTACTACGCCGCAAAGAACCGCGCCCCCTCGGCCCGGAGCCTCAGGGATGCCGAGCTGATCCCGCAGCTGGTGGCCCTCCATGCCCAGAACTACGGGGTCTATGGAGCCAGGAAGCTCTGGAAGGCTGCGAACCGGGCCGGCCTGCAGATCGGCAGAGATCAGACAGCCAGACTGATGCGCCACGCTGGCCTCGAAGGTGTCCTCCGGCGCAAAAAGGTTCGCACCACCGCACCTGATCCTGAAGCCCCGCGGCATCCGGATCTGGTCAATCGCGAGTTCACCGCGATCGCGCCGAACAGGCTCTGGGTCACCGATCTGACCTACGTACCGACCTGGGCCGGTGTCGCCTATGTCTGCTTCATCATCGATGCCTTCAGCCGCACGATTGTCGGGTGGCGGGTCGCCTCCACGATGCGCACCGACACGGTGCTCGACGCGATCGAGATGGCCCGCTGGTCCCGAGGCCTACGGCACGAGCAGCTACGGTGCCACAGCGATGCAGGACCTCAATTCACCTCCATTCGCTACGGCGAAAGACTGGCCGAAATCGGGGCCACTCCCTCGATCGGAACCGTCGGGGATAGCTACGACAATGCTCTGGCCGAGACCGTCAACGGTTACTACAAGGCCGAGCTCATCCGAGGACCGGTGCGCACCCATCGCGGTCCATGGAAGACAGTCGAAGATGTGGAGCTGGCCACTCTCGGGTGGGTGCATTGGCACAACACTGAGCGGCTTCATGGGTACCTCGGTGACCGGCTGCCAGCTGAGTTCGAGGACCTGTTCTACGATGACAACATCAGACCCAATGAGCTGGTGGAATCCCTATAG
- a CDS encoding PucR family transcriptional regulator translates to MITVPPTFPFVQFTVKFQQLARTLKEGIAALSLSARRGEAAGPRDLSTLNGLIERLSAEQFRPFSDHIIRPLPQYDARHGRALWPTLSAYVAADASVSATAEALGIHANSVRNRLSRIAELTGLDPHSLEDQISLVLAVRDSSSFARR, encoded by the coding sequence ATGATCACCGTGCCGCCCACATTTCCCTTCGTCCAGTTCACCGTGAAGTTCCAGCAGCTGGCCCGGACCCTGAAGGAGGGGATCGCGGCGCTGTCGCTGAGCGCCCGCCGCGGGGAGGCCGCCGGGCCCCGGGACCTCTCCACCCTCAACGGTCTGATCGAACGGCTCAGCGCCGAGCAGTTCCGCCCCTTCAGCGACCACATCATCCGGCCCCTGCCGCAGTACGACGCCAGGCACGGCCGGGCCCTGTGGCCCACGCTGAGCGCCTATGTGGCCGCGGACGCCTCCGTCTCAGCGACCGCCGAGGCCCTGGGCATCCACGCCAACTCGGTGCGCAACCGGCTCAGCCGGATCGCTGAGCTCACCGGGCTGGATCCGCATTCGCTGGAGGATCAGATCTCCCTGGTGCTGGCCGTGCGCGACAGCTCCTCCTTCGCCCGGCGGTAG
- the panD gene encoding aspartate 1-decarboxylase, with translation MLRTVIGGKIHRATVTQADLHYVGSITVDADLLEAAGMVEGEKVQVVDITNGARLETYTIAGERGTGVIGINGAAAHLVSPGDLIIIISYLMGTDAEVAEHQPRVVHVDAQNGILRLGNDPAEPVPGAQDQLNPRFPDSPARE, from the coding sequence ATGCTGAGGACCGTCATCGGCGGCAAGATCCACCGAGCCACCGTCACCCAGGCCGATCTGCACTACGTCGGCTCCATCACCGTGGACGCAGACCTGCTCGAGGCCGCGGGGATGGTCGAGGGAGAGAAGGTGCAGGTCGTCGACATCACCAACGGCGCCCGGCTGGAGACCTACACCATCGCCGGCGAGCGGGGCACCGGGGTCATCGGCATCAACGGCGCCGCGGCCCACCTGGTGAGCCCCGGGGACCTGATCATCATCATCTCCTACCTGATGGGCACCGACGCTGAGGTCGCAGAGCACCAGCCGCGTGTGGTCCACGTCGACGCGCAGAACGGGATCCTCCGGCTGGGGAACGACCCCGCCGAGCCCGTCCCGGGCGCTCAGGACCAGCTCAACCCGCGCTTCCCCGACTCCCCCGCACGTGAGTGA
- a CDS encoding LLM class flavin-dependent oxidoreductase has product MPHATTPSGQREILFNAFDMNCVVHQSPGLWRHPEDRARDYNTIGYWTHVAQTLEKGLFDGLFIADVLGPYDVFGATPDAALRSGAQVPLQDPFLLVSAMAAVTENLGFGLTAGTAYEHPYPFSRRLGTLDHLTGGRVGWNVVTGYLPSAAQNMGQDDQMEHDRRYDHADEYMDVVYKLLEGSWEDDAVVADKEAGVFTDPTKVHRIEHEGEFFKTPGIGVVEPSPQRTPVIYQAGASTRGRAFAGKHAEAVFINPPTKELAKASVQKIRQAAADAGRDPYDVRIFAMQTIVTGPDEAAAQAKYDELTQYIDPEGGLVLMSGWMGTDFSQFDLDQPIGDLKSNAIQSTVETFQKASGREDEVWTVRQLAEWVGVGGFGPVIIGDGPSAAQQLIEWQEETDVDGFNLAYHITPGTFEDIVEHVVPELQKAGRYKTEYRPGTLRNKLFEKGDHLPEAHHGAQFQLRRRG; this is encoded by the coding sequence ATGCCTCACGCCACCACACCTTCCGGCCAGCGCGAGATCCTGTTCAACGCCTTCGACATGAACTGCGTGGTCCACCAGTCCCCCGGACTGTGGCGTCACCCTGAGGACCGCGCACGGGACTACAACACCATCGGCTACTGGACCCATGTGGCCCAGACCCTGGAGAAGGGCCTCTTCGACGGGCTGTTCATCGCCGACGTGCTCGGTCCCTATGACGTCTTCGGCGCCACCCCCGACGCCGCACTGCGCTCCGGCGCCCAGGTTCCGCTGCAGGATCCGTTCCTGCTGGTCAGCGCGATGGCCGCCGTCACCGAGAACCTCGGCTTCGGACTCACCGCCGGCACCGCCTACGAGCACCCCTACCCCTTCTCCCGCCGGCTGGGCACCCTGGACCACCTCACCGGAGGTCGCGTGGGCTGGAACGTGGTCACCGGCTACCTGCCCTCGGCCGCCCAAAACATGGGCCAGGACGACCAGATGGAGCACGACCGGCGCTACGACCACGCCGACGAATACATGGACGTGGTCTATAAGCTCCTCGAGGGCTCCTGGGAGGACGACGCCGTGGTGGCCGACAAGGAGGCCGGAGTCTTCACCGACCCCACCAAGGTCCACCGGATCGAGCACGAGGGAGAGTTCTTCAAGACCCCGGGCATCGGTGTGGTGGAGCCCTCCCCGCAGCGCACCCCGGTCATCTACCAGGCTGGGGCCTCGACCCGCGGCCGCGCCTTCGCCGGCAAGCACGCCGAGGCGGTCTTCATCAATCCGCCCACCAAGGAGCTCGCCAAGGCCTCGGTGCAGAAGATCCGTCAGGCAGCCGCCGACGCCGGCCGCGACCCCTACGATGTGCGCATCTTCGCGATGCAGACCATCGTCACCGGGCCGGACGAGGCCGCCGCTCAGGCCAAATATGACGAGCTGACCCAGTACATCGACCCCGAGGGCGGCCTGGTGCTGATGTCTGGCTGGATGGGCACCGACTTCTCCCAGTTCGACCTGGACCAGCCCATCGGCGACCTGAAGTCCAACGCCATCCAGTCGACTGTGGAGACCTTCCAGAAGGCCTCCGGACGGGAGGACGAGGTCTGGACGGTGCGCCAGCTGGCCGAATGGGTCGGCGTCGGGGGCTTCGGACCGGTCATCATCGGCGACGGCCCCTCAGCCGCCCAGCAGCTGATCGAGTGGCAGGAGGAGACCGACGTCGACGGCTTCAACCTCGCCTACCACATCACTCCGGGCACCTTTGAAGACATCGTCGAGCACGTGGTCCCGGAGCTGCAGAAGGCCGGCCGGTATAAGACCGAGTACCGGCCGGGCACGCTGCGGAACAAGCTCTTCGAGAAGGGCGATCACCTGCCGGAGGCCCACCACGGCGCGCAGTTCCAGCTGCGGCGTCGCGGGTGA
- a CDS encoding endonuclease/exonuclease/phosphatase family protein, with protein sequence MTNTPTPDQEPRPEDTKVQDTIRQLRTLRLFCWNLWYGGEEIDDGREKQAEVLCGQPADIVFVQECFGDAAVELGRVSGMTVAQQDFDTAVLSAAPTRLLATSTTPYGTAALVQTRIGEVIAWSVHLGPWDYGPYRADELPEQSASVFAQYGERERDRQAAAILTETQRLRAELGELPVIVAGDFNVPSPADWDGDHRPQAAWPATQRFIDAGYTDAFRAVHPDPDAAPGRTWSQIEPLEKEPRDRIDFVYLLGLDVDAADHFGDAADDDDAAQDAGFTPYGGPCQHIPDQRANAFPSDHLAVRATVRRPDS encoded by the coding sequence ATGACGAACACCCCCACCCCGGATCAGGAACCGCGGCCGGAGGACACCAAGGTTCAGGACACCATCCGCCAGCTGCGCACGCTTCGGCTCTTCTGCTGGAACCTCTGGTACGGCGGAGAAGAGATCGACGACGGCCGAGAGAAACAGGCAGAGGTGCTGTGCGGGCAGCCGGCTGACATCGTCTTCGTCCAGGAGTGCTTCGGCGACGCGGCAGTGGAGCTGGGGCGCGTCAGCGGCATGACGGTCGCTCAGCAGGACTTCGACACCGCTGTGCTCAGCGCGGCACCGACGAGACTGTTGGCGACCTCCACCACCCCCTACGGCACCGCCGCGCTGGTGCAGACACGCATCGGCGAGGTGATCGCCTGGTCGGTGCACCTGGGTCCGTGGGACTACGGGCCCTACCGGGCGGATGAGCTGCCTGAGCAGTCGGCGTCGGTCTTCGCTCAGTACGGGGAACGCGAGCGGGACCGACAAGCTGCTGCCATCCTGACTGAGACCCAGCGGCTGCGTGCTGAGCTGGGGGAGCTGCCGGTGATCGTGGCCGGCGACTTCAACGTACCCTCCCCGGCGGATTGGGACGGAGATCACCGCCCGCAGGCCGCCTGGCCGGCCACCCAGCGGTTCATCGACGCCGGCTACACCGACGCCTTCCGTGCGGTGCACCCAGATCCCGACGCCGCGCCGGGGCGCACCTGGTCCCAGATCGAGCCCCTGGAGAAGGAGCCGCGGGACCGGATCGACTTCGTCTACCTGCTGGGCCTGGACGTGGATGCGGCCGATCACTTCGGCGACGCCGCCGATGACGACGATGCCGCCCAGGATGCAGGCTTCACGCCCTATGGTGGGCCGTGTCAGCACATTCCGGACCAGCGGGCCAACGCCTTCCCCTCAGATCATCTTGCGGTGCGCGCCACCGTCCGCCGGCCCGACAGCTGA
- a CDS encoding HAD family hydrolase: MSAGLTLTLDTGEGSYEVQVTGAVFDCDGLLVDSESIWLQMLAAWLGERGVPADGVQTVRPEDFLGMSVHDTAASLSEMLGDSTVPGEERIAAELTERYSALLAQGVEPMPGAVELISELAARFPVAVASNGLRQDVRAMLEQVGILEKVTTVCTLDDVLYGKPEPELYLTAVGRLGIDPGQAVAFEDSPAGVESARRAGLTVVGVNHSETVELPGALRLNDLHQVSIRAPA; encoded by the coding sequence GTGAGCGCCGGGCTGACGCTGACATTGGACACGGGGGAGGGCTCATATGAGGTCCAGGTGACCGGAGCCGTCTTCGACTGTGACGGACTGCTGGTGGATTCCGAGTCCATCTGGCTGCAGATGCTCGCCGCGTGGTTGGGCGAACGCGGTGTGCCCGCTGACGGTGTCCAGACGGTGCGTCCGGAGGACTTCCTGGGAATGTCAGTCCATGACACCGCAGCATCTCTGAGCGAGATGCTCGGAGACTCGACCGTTCCGGGGGAGGAGCGGATAGCGGCTGAGCTGACTGAGCGGTACTCCGCACTGCTGGCCCAGGGCGTGGAGCCTATGCCTGGGGCGGTGGAGCTGATCTCAGAACTGGCCGCCCGCTTCCCTGTCGCCGTGGCCAGCAACGGGCTGCGCCAGGATGTCCGTGCCATGCTGGAACAGGTGGGCATCCTGGAGAAGGTCACGACGGTCTGCACGTTGGATGATGTGCTGTACGGCAAGCCGGAGCCGGAGCTCTACCTGACCGCCGTCGGGCGTCTGGGGATCGATCCTGGCCAGGCAGTGGCCTTCGAGGACTCTCCGGCTGGGGTGGAGTCTGCTCGGCGGGCGGGCCTGACGGTGGTCGGGGTCAACCACAGCGAGACGGTGGAGTTGCCGGGCGCCCTTCGCCTGAACGATCTGCATCAGGTCAGCATCAGGGCCCCCGCATGA
- a CDS encoding ABC transporter ATP-binding protein codes for MNVTTPASNEVTLEGVSKAFGPTTVLQNLDLTISAGELVTVLGPSGCGKTTALRILAGFEKPTAGRVLVGGRDLTSVPPNRRGIGMVFQAYSLFPNLTVQDNVEYGLRVRKVVREKRRRTAQEMLEMCGLGKFASRFPAQLSGGQQQRVALARALATQPEVLLLDEPLSALDAIVRVQIREEIRRLQQQLGITTMFVTHDQEEALAIADRVAVLRNGVIEQIDVPHEVYQAPATQFVARFVGTVTELGVDAGFQGGRLPVRAPGAGLDTVFIRPEDLTLVPEPEGECTVVSQIYTGERTTIRAAGAAHDADGRPLELVTSVSAAEAADMTPGTRVSPFVMSAPALRLPADAGRPAAESAQSAHAGAAR; via the coding sequence ATGAACGTGACCACACCCGCATCCAATGAAGTGACCCTCGAGGGGGTCTCCAAGGCCTTCGGCCCCACCACCGTGCTGCAGAATCTGGACCTGACCATCAGCGCCGGAGAGCTGGTCACCGTCCTGGGCCCCTCCGGCTGCGGAAAGACCACTGCTCTGCGCATCCTGGCGGGCTTCGAGAAGCCCACCGCGGGGCGTGTGCTGGTGGGCGGCAGGGACCTGACCTCAGTGCCGCCGAACCGTCGCGGCATCGGGATGGTCTTCCAGGCCTACAGCCTCTTCCCGAACCTGACCGTGCAGGACAACGTGGAGTACGGGCTGCGCGTGCGCAAGGTGGTCCGTGAGAAGCGCCGCCGCACCGCCCAGGAGATGTTGGAGATGTGTGGCCTGGGCAAATTCGCCTCCCGGTTCCCGGCCCAGCTCTCCGGAGGGCAGCAGCAGCGTGTGGCTCTGGCGCGGGCTCTGGCCACCCAGCCCGAGGTGCTGCTGCTGGACGAGCCGCTCTCCGCACTGGATGCCATCGTGCGCGTCCAGATCCGTGAGGAGATCCGCCGACTGCAGCAGCAGCTGGGGATCACCACGATGTTCGTCACCCACGATCAGGAGGAGGCCCTGGCCATCGCCGACCGGGTGGCCGTGCTGCGCAACGGGGTCATCGAGCAGATCGACGTCCCGCATGAGGTCTACCAGGCTCCGGCCACGCAATTCGTGGCGAGGTTCGTCGGCACGGTCACCGAGCTCGGCGTGGACGCCGGGTTCCAGGGCGGACGGCTTCCGGTGCGTGCCCCCGGCGCCGGCCTGGACACCGTCTTCATCCGTCCCGAGGATCTCACCCTGGTCCCGGAGCCTGAGGGCGAATGCACCGTGGTCAGCCAGATCTACACCGGTGAGCGCACCACCATCCGCGCCGCCGGTGCTGCCCACGACGCCGACGGCCGGCCGCTGGAGCTGGTCACCTCGGTGTCAGCGGCCGAGGCTGCGGACATGACGCCGGGCACTCGGGTGAGCCCTTTTGTGATGTCTGCCCCGGCACTGCGCCTGCCCGCCGATGCGGGCCGCCCCGCGGCAGAATCCGCTCAGTCAGCACATGCGGGAGCTGCCCGGTGA
- a CDS encoding ABC transporter permease, with protein MDALKNARWVPVVAVALYVAIPVLCSVYYAVFPGGSFSLGAYSVIAEDASLAAAATRTLSITALTIVTLVVTLVPALVAVHLWAPKLRPILEILCTLPLVVPPIAIAAGVVALLGWGARQGRGSLPNAISQFLQNPDLPLILVGTYVVLCLPFTFRSIDAGLRTIPLKAMVEGSAILGSSTFGTIFRVVIPNIRGSMLFSVFFAVALCFGEYSLAATLSQQTIPVWLDDVSSNNFRASVAIAVLLNLTTWALLFVATLSAGRFSPAGRAVRAEKTLQKKTTQKALAS; from the coding sequence ATGGATGCGCTGAAGAATGCCCGCTGGGTGCCTGTGGTCGCCGTCGCGCTCTATGTGGCGATCCCCGTGCTGTGCAGCGTCTACTACGCCGTCTTCCCCGGTGGCAGCTTCTCGCTGGGCGCCTATTCGGTCATCGCCGAGGACGCCTCGCTGGCGGCCGCGGCCACCCGCACCCTGTCCATCACCGCGCTGACCATCGTCACCCTGGTGGTGACTCTGGTGCCGGCCCTGGTGGCCGTGCACCTGTGGGCGCCGAAGCTGCGACCGATCCTGGAGATCCTCTGCACCCTGCCGCTGGTGGTCCCGCCGATCGCCATCGCCGCCGGTGTGGTGGCCCTGTTGGGCTGGGGCGCACGCCAGGGCAGGGGCTCGCTGCCCAACGCCATCAGCCAGTTCCTGCAGAACCCGGACCTGCCGCTGATCCTGGTGGGCACCTACGTGGTGCTCTGCCTGCCCTTCACCTTCCGCTCCATCGACGCCGGACTGCGGACCATCCCGCTCAAGGCCATGGTGGAGGGCTCGGCCATCCTGGGCTCGAGCACCTTCGGCACCATCTTCCGAGTGGTCATCCCCAACATCCGAGGATCCATGCTGTTCTCGGTGTTCTTCGCCGTGGCCCTGTGCTTCGGCGAGTACTCCCTGGCGGCCACGCTGAGCCAACAGACCATCCCGGTCTGGCTGGACGACGTCTCCTCCAACAACTTCCGGGCGTCGGTGGCCATCGCGGTGCTGCTGAACCTGACCACTTGGGCGCTGCTGTTCGTGGCTACGCTGTCGGCAGGCCGGTTCTCCCCGGCCGGCCGTGCGGTCCGTGCCGAAAAGACGCTCCAGAAGAAGACCACCCAGAAAGCCCTCGCCTCATGA
- a CDS encoding ABC transporter permease produces MSLPVTQAGAAPAPHTQTGAESGGAETGGATASPAQRPSLFSRARWQGVGSALRSPATLSLLPLGLILLLFFIVPIVGMAIIAITVTTQDGGTGVGMDNFLALNRGSHSAAIVNSVQVSLVGSAIAAVVGTLTSFCIAQIRSEKLDSVVAVFTSVLANDGGAPLAFSFIVTLGNAGVIFGMLNLGATGFSLYSWQGLVVMYQYFLIPTMIMVSLPTFVGLRKEWREANAALGGSASTFWRRVGLPIAAPALLGGWILCFGAAFATHASAAVLIGAGGYPLIPLNIGDLLGQAGDSQQVAMALGVTMVVIAVVTLFAFNRLQSRSARWMR; encoded by the coding sequence GTGAGTCTGCCCGTGACCCAGGCCGGTGCCGCACCGGCCCCTCACACTCAGACCGGTGCTGAGTCGGGCGGTGCTGAGACGGGCGGTGCAACCGCATCGCCGGCTCAGCGGCCCTCGCTGTTCAGCCGTGCCCGGTGGCAGGGTGTGGGCTCCGCGCTGCGCTCCCCGGCGACCCTCTCGCTGCTGCCGCTGGGGCTGATCCTGCTGCTCTTCTTCATCGTGCCGATCGTGGGTATGGCGATCATCGCCATCACCGTGACCACGCAGGACGGCGGGACCGGCGTCGGGATGGACAACTTCCTGGCCCTGAACCGCGGGTCGCACTCGGCCGCCATCGTGAACTCGGTGCAGGTCTCGCTGGTGGGCTCCGCCATCGCGGCGGTGGTCGGAACGCTGACCTCGTTCTGCATCGCCCAGATCCGCTCCGAGAAGCTGGACTCGGTGGTCGCAGTCTTCACCTCGGTGCTGGCCAACGACGGCGGCGCGCCCCTGGCGTTCTCCTTCATCGTGACCTTGGGCAACGCCGGAGTGATCTTCGGGATGCTCAACCTCGGAGCCACCGGCTTCTCCCTGTACTCCTGGCAGGGGCTGGTGGTCATGTACCAGTACTTCCTGATCCCCACGATGATCATGGTCAGCCTGCCGACCTTTGTGGGGCTGCGGAAGGAATGGCGCGAGGCCAACGCCGCCCTGGGCGGCTCGGCGTCGACCTTCTGGCGTCGGGTGGGCCTGCCCATCGCGGCACCGGCACTGCTGGGCGGCTGGATCCTGTGCTTCGGCGCGGCCTTCGCGACCCACGCCTCCGCGGCGGTGCTCATCGGCGCCGGCGGCTATCCGCTGATCCCGCTGAACATCGGGGACCTGCTGGGCCAGGCCGGTGACAGCCAGCAGGTGGCCATGGCGCTGGGCGTGACCATGGTGGTCATCGCAGTGGTGACGCTCTTCGCCTTCAACCGACTGCAGTCCAGGAGTGCCCGATGGATGCGCTGA
- a CDS encoding ABC transporter substrate-binding protein — protein MTRTHTPKLLGVLGVVTLGLTACGGGGEETEASANWRDATSAEDGGGMEQLIEDAQAEGQFNAMGLFEDWANYGELLEAFSEEYGIEITNDTSTGSSQDLINAVVNRQGQDSSLDYLDTGVSHAEEAAEDGLLAEYAPETIEDIGEEYTSESGTWINHLGGTIAIGCDTSRVDDCPEDFEDLLDPQYSGQVALPSSPTASEGSFMIVHAAAEANGGSFDDIEPGIEFFGELSEMGNLIPVEADAGTVETGETPIVINWDYLLQPIADDLEEDTGAELEINLPEDGQVASFYAASINEDAPHPAAARLFYEFLFSDEGQNILLEGYVSPVRLDAMIEDGTVDEEALAELPSQDGVEAPQPTLEQREANQAIVNEQWDGTVQ, from the coding sequence ATGACTCGCACCCACACCCCCAAGCTGCTCGGCGTCCTCGGCGTCGTGACCCTCGGCCTGACCGCATGCGGAGGCGGAGGGGAGGAGACGGAAGCCTCTGCGAACTGGCGTGACGCCACGTCGGCGGAGGACGGCGGCGGCATGGAGCAGCTGATCGAGGATGCTCAGGCTGAAGGCCAGTTCAACGCCATGGGCCTCTTCGAGGATTGGGCCAACTACGGTGAGCTGCTCGAGGCGTTCTCTGAGGAATACGGCATCGAGATCACCAACGACACCTCCACCGGATCCAGCCAGGACCTGATCAACGCGGTGGTCAACCGTCAGGGTCAGGACAGCTCCCTGGACTACCTGGACACCGGTGTCAGCCACGCCGAGGAAGCCGCAGAGGACGGGCTGCTGGCCGAGTACGCCCCGGAGACCATCGAGGACATCGGCGAGGAGTACACCTCGGAATCGGGCACCTGGATCAACCACTTGGGCGGCACCATCGCCATCGGCTGCGACACCTCCCGGGTGGACGACTGCCCGGAGGACTTCGAAGACCTGCTGGACCCGCAGTACTCCGGACAGGTCGCCCTTCCGTCCAGCCCCACCGCCTCCGAGGGATCCTTCATGATCGTCCACGCCGCGGCTGAGGCCAACGGCGGCAGCTTCGATGACATCGAGCCCGGCATCGAGTTCTTCGGGGAGCTCTCCGAGATGGGCAACCTGATCCCTGTGGAGGCCGACGCCGGCACCGTGGAGACCGGCGAGACCCCCATCGTCATCAACTGGGACTACCTGCTTCAGCCCATCGCCGATGACCTCGAGGAGGACACCGGCGCCGAGCTGGAGATCAACCTGCCCGAGGACGGTCAGGTCGCTTCCTTCTACGCCGCCTCCATCAACGAGGATGCCCCGCACCCGGCGGCGGCCCGGCTGTTCTACGAGTTCCTCTTCTCCGATGAGGGCCAGAACATCCTGCTGGAGGGCTATGTCTCTCCGGTCCGCCTGGACGCCATGATCGAAGACGGCACTGTGGATGAGGAAGCACTGGCTGAGCTGCCCAGCCAGGACGGCGTCGAGGCTCCGCAGCCGACCCTGGAGCAGCGTGAGGCCAACCAGGCGATCGTCAACGAGCAGTGGGACGGCACCGTTCAGTGA